One Drosophila subpulchrella strain 33 F10 #4 breed RU33 chromosome 2R, RU_Dsub_v1.1 Primary Assembly, whole genome shotgun sequence genomic window, GGGCTTCCAATCCCACCGAATCCGATTAGCCAGCTTCACACCAATGCCGCTGCAGCGGTAGAGACGCAGTGCAGCAGAcacccaccaccaccacccaccaaTTCCTCCCCTACAAGAAGATGCGATCGCGCAAGGTGCTGCTGGTAGTCGGCTTTCTGGTTACGTGGACCTATGCCACCTACTATCTGCTGTTGCGCCACACAGGCGTCAGTTCGACCAGGAATCAAGCGCATCAGGCCTACAAGCTCAACTCGCAGGCACGCGAGGCCAGCCAGCAAAGTCACCATTTGGCCCAGAATGTCTTCGAGTTTGTCAAAATGAAGTACCTGGAGAATCAGTCACCTTCGCCAGCCTCCACGCCCCAGATCAGCATCGTTGCCGCCGAAATATCAGCTGAGCTCCCAGAACAGCTGGCGGCCAAGGCGCCCACGGCACGCATTCCCACGAAAACATATCTGGCCAACGGTGAGCCCGTCTTCCCAGTCCTGGTCTTCGCCTGCAATCGGGTGTCTGTGAAGAAGTGCATCGACAATCTGGTCCAGTACAGACCCAGCGTTGAACAGTTTCCCATTATAGTGTCACAGGTAGGGATTAACTATACCTATTTAACTcaaatgattttcattttaatcTTATGTTATAGGACTGCGGTGACGAGCCCACCAAGGAGGTAATCCTCTCTTACGGCAACCAGGTCACCCTTATCGAGCAGCCTGATCTCAGCGACATCACCGTGCTGCCCAAGGAGAAGAAGTTCAAGGGCTACTACAAGATAGCCCGACATTATGGCTGGGCATTGAATACCACCTTTGGCGTGGGCTTCGAGTTCGTCATCATAGTCGAGGACGACCTGAACGTGGCGCCCGACTTCTTCGAGTACTTCCTGGGGACGCACAAGCTGCTCAAACAGGACTCCAGCCTGTGGTGCGTTTCCGCCTGGAACGACAACGGCAAGGCTGCCGTGGTGGATGCAGCGCAGCCGGAGCTGCTCTACCGCACCGACTTCTTTCCTGGTCTCGGCTGGATGCTCACAAAAGAGCTGTGGGGCGAGCTGTCGGTCAAATGGCCCAAATCGTGAGTTGGGCAATTATGCCATTTGCCAGCAGATCGCTAATTGCTCGTTAACTATTCTAGCTTCTGGGATGATTGGATACGTCATCCGGCCCAGCGCAAAGATCGCGTGTGCATAAGGCCCGAAATATCGCGGACTCGCACGTTTGGAAAAATAGGCGTATCCAAGTAAGAGATAACGAGCACAAATTGGAACAAAATGACACATATTTAATggtatgtttttgttttgttttttatagcGGATTGTTCTTTGATAAGTATCTAAAGCACATTAAGCTCAGCGAGGACTTTGTGCAGTTCACGAAAATCAATATGAGCTACTTGCTGAAGGTTAGTAACATAGTGCACTATAGCTTGACCATGATAATTACTATTTCCTATTCAGGACAATTACGATAACACGTTTCTGCGACGCGTATACACGTATCCCATTGTGACGTACGATGAACTGCGTCGGAATCTCATCAGGTGAGTTTTTGGTTTGTTAGTTATTTACATAATAACTCTGGGTAGTTACTTCCTGAAAATCgctatataatttttatactttttctAAAAAGCTATTACTCAGTCAAATTCAATGTTTCAGAACATTTTGAGATAATACATAGAAACAAACTGTAGTATGAGATATTTTGTTAGCTTGAAGCTACACTGATAAGGAGAGCGCTATTAATAAATGTTCACATCCGTTTATTTCATTGCAGAATTGAAGGACCAGTTCGCATCCAATACACTACTAGGGAGCAATACAAGCGGACAACCAAGATGCTGGGGCTGATGGATGACTTTAAGGTAAATTAATGAAACTCTTTGGTTGCAATCATTCTTAATACAAGAGCCCTTCTTAATCCTTACAGAGCGGTGTTCCTCGAACTGCCTATCATGGCATAGTCTCCTTCTACTACAACAAACGGCGCGTGCACTTGGCACCGAATGCCAACTGGAAGGGCTACGAGCTCTCTTGGAGCTAACGACGCTAAAGCCTGCGCATCGCCAACTCCACCTCCTCCACCACACAGCTAGCTCGTGTGCTTGTAATACCAAAAAATAGCCCtatgaatattttatttttgtttgaccAATTAGCTAAGTTGTAACTATGGAATCTCCTCGAACAGCAATTGCTGTTTATTGCCATCGCGACGGGCGGGGAGTTTGGAGATCGATTCTTTGAAGAGTCATTGGTTTCATCGAACTCCCTGGCCTGCGGCCTACTGTTGGCGTaacaaaatcaaatcaaatgaGTCTCCACTATGTATAGTAGTTAACCGAACTGTGTGTGGCAAGAGCCCAAAAGTGTTCCATTCTAGCCGGCCACACAAGCAACGCAATGAATTGTAAATAAGTCAGTGTCGTTCGCTTTTGTTACAGCTCTCTAAATCTCTCAATTTACCATGTTAAATTGCAAATAGTTATAGCAATGGTTAAGTTATGGTATTCAGCATGTAACTCTTAGCATTTAAGTTGATCCATCTCGAGTTCTAACGGTAACGGACGTGTAATATTTGTGATTTgtgatttttaattaattaatttacatttattaattGTTGAGAGCCAGTCAGTAAACGATACCCGACCCACAATGtaacatagaatagcaataaCTAGCGCTAGAACTAGAACTAGGACGAGAACTAGACCAGTGCTGGGCCACAAGGGGTGAGCCAATAATCCCGGGCAGGTCTGAAAGTGTGCCACTCTCAGCTAGTTGTAATGGAATCTACACAGACGAGACATGTACTCTACCCCCTATGACTACCCTTTGTATGAGCATATTTTTGTGTGTGAGAGACGTACGGAACATAAATTCTAAAGATTAAATGATGTTTGTAGTTTCACTCCACTGCTGGTGGCTCCTCATCCTCGTCCAGTTGCTCGCAGTCAATGTCGCTGCATTCGGACTCTGATTGCGTGGGTCTACGGCTCCTTTGGGCTTGATTTAATCCGTCGTGGCCGTAGGATGTAGCTACTCCACCGGCTGGAGTGCTCCGTTGCTGTAGAAAGTTGGCATTTGCATCTCCGAAGACGCGTTCCAGTTCGGCCAAACCATTGGAGGACCCGCTTTCCGTTTCCGGCGGCAGTGTGGCGTACTTCATCTGCAGATAGGCCTCGTTTGGTGGCAGGGAGGCAGCATAATCCACATAGCTGCCCGCATACGACTTGCAGCGAGGGATGTAGCTGGCTGAGGGCACTCCTCCCGTCGGCGGCTTGGCCACTCCAAAGGGCAGGGCAAAGTTCAGGGGCTGTCCACGGGCCAGGATCGCATTGCGGGCACTCTCCATCACACTGGGTCCCGGCAGTGGAGGCATTCCGCCACTCGTAGGATACGGACGCATGGGTGAGCCGGTGGCCGCCGCCGATGGCATGGGTGCAGCGGATCCGCTACCATTCAGCATGATGGACTGGATGGGCGTGGGACCCGTTGGCGTTTGGCTGAAGAGCCACAGTCGATCTCCAACCACCATTGGTCTGGCCAATCCCCCGATTCCCAGCTGGGCGTAATAGTGAGAGGCCAGCGTCTCCACGTCCGAGGTGTACTTGCGCTTCCACTTGGTTCGGCGGTTCTGGAACCATATCTTTATCTATGTTGGGGGTACAACaggtaaatacattttaaaataccagACAAGGCAGGAGTTTTTTTGATTACATTTCAAAATTGTCTTCTGAATATAAATTtaaggtcagtgcagatggtTTTGTATTTTAATGATCCTGTTAAAACTAAACTGTTTTTTaactaaaaagaaaaaatatctttgatTCGTTTAACCAAGCGGACTTCGTCTTTATGCTTAACATGCTAGTTTTGGAATTCGCGCGGATATACACAATTGCAAAACAGTTAAAAATCGAACTAATAATTCTTAGTACAATTTTCTCGCCCGTATGATTAACTTAAAGTAGGTTTATAAACCAAAATTTGCATCCTTTTTCCAAGCCTAAAACCTTCTAATAGTTTACTATGCGGATGATACCACGGTGGTTAAAGTTACAAGTGAACTATCGGGaaattttgtataaattgttttatttatttagagcTTAGATTAATATTTTGCAAAGGATCAATATTGTCTAATGTCAATTATTCCTGTTACTACGATTATATTAGAATCTCTCGCTTTCTAAAATATATCCCAACATTAATCACACAAACTAGAGAAGACTTCAATGGGATACCATTAAAGGATCCCATTCCTCACCTGCGTTTCTGTGAGTTGGAGCTGCTTGGCCAGTGCTGTTCGCTTGGCCACCGAGAGATACTTTCCCCTCTCGAACTCGGTTTCCAGGGCTTTGATTTGGGCTGCCGAAAAGGCGGTTCTCGGACGCTTCTTGCGGTCATCGCCGAGGCCTGCAACGGAATAAAATGGGGAAttgaaatcttaaaaaaaaagggattCGAAATTAGACATTTATTGCTACCGACAGCGGCCATTCCCGAGAGCGGTGCCAAC contains:
- the LOC119549527 gene encoding alpha-1,3-mannosyl-glycoprotein 2-beta-N-acetylglucosaminyltransferase; translated protein: MRSRKVLLVVGFLVTWTYATYYLLLRHTGVSSTRNQAHQAYKLNSQAREASQQSHHLAQNVFEFVKMKYLENQSPSPASTPQISIVAAEISAELPEQLAAKAPTARIPTKTYLANGEPVFPVLVFACNRVSVKKCIDNLVQYRPSVEQFPIIVSQDCGDEPTKEVILSYGNQVTLIEQPDLSDITVLPKEKKFKGYYKIARHYGWALNTTFGVGFEFVIIVEDDLNVAPDFFEYFLGTHKLLKQDSSLWCVSAWNDNGKAAVVDAAQPELLYRTDFFPGLGWMLTKELWGELSVKWPKSFWDDWIRHPAQRKDRVCIRPEISRTRTFGKIGVSNGLFFDKYLKHIKLSEDFVQFTKINMSYLLKDNYDNTFLRRVYTYPIVTYDELRRNLIRIEGPVRIQYTTREQYKRTTKMLGLMDDFKSGVPRTAYHGIVSFYYNKRRVHLAPNANWKGYELSWS
- the LOC119549529 gene encoding ventral anterior homeobox 1, encoding MNSQSAVRRYPHSFSIDQILAKPEMRSSDSSFPESAQDESGRGGFCGGVSRVSSPATSSCLEDNLDDGKSDIDLASDDGNGLGDDRKKRPRTAFSAAQIKALETEFERGKYLSVAKRTALAKQLQLTETQIKIWFQNRRTKWKRKYTSDVETLASHYYAQLGIGGLARPMVVGDRLWLFSQTPTGPTPIQSIMLNGSGSAAPMPSAAATGSPMRPYPTSGGMPPLPGPSVMESARNAILARGQPLNFALPFGVAKPPTGGVPSASYIPRCKSYAGSYVDYAASLPPNEAYLQMKYATLPPETESGSSNGLAELERVFGDANANFLQQRSTPAGGVATSYGHDGLNQAQRSRRPTQSESECSDIDCEQLDEDEEPPAVE